AACGTATGCTCCGCGCTCGCCAGTTGCCTGCTGACGATCGGGGGAAGGACGAGGACGAGCCCAGTGAAGACGAGCGACAGCAACGCCGTCAGCACCCGGCTCAGCGTCTGATCGTTCACCGTAGGATCAGGACTCGGCTTGTTCTGACCTTCGGACGAATTCGGGCCGCCCTGGCTCTCTATGCTCGCAGTCTCGCGCCCAGAGGAAGCGCGAACAGCCTGTGCAGGTAGGTACACCGTCGCGCGCCGCCATGGACCTTTCCCCAGCCGTGCGCGAGCCTTCGTCGCCGCCTTCCGTCAAGCGGTGGGCGACGCTCATCGGTGTGCGCGGTACCCACCACCTGCCCGGACACACGGCGGTGCTTGGAGCCCTCGCCGATCACGACTCCTGAAGGTGCGCTGGCGGCGGTCCGGCGTGTCAGCCTTCTCATGTGGCTCCGAAACCGGTCGAACCGGGACGTCAGAAATCGGACCTGGCGCGACAGATAGTGAGTATGAGGGCCGATCCGGCTGCCGCTGGGGAGATGACGCCACCGGCAGGTGGCTCGACCGCAGCGGTCGGCGGGCTGGCCACGGCGCAGCTGGTTGACGAGGTTGTCCGGACTGGGTATGCCGGCCCGGCCTGGGGGGAGCTGGCGCGACGCCTGGTCAGCCGGGCCTTGCCGGACCTGGAGTCCGCCATCCGCACGGGAGCGATCTACCGACGGTGTGCCAGAGCCGGAGTGTCTATCCGGAGGAGGCCAGTGCTCCAGGGCGCATCTCACGCCCAAGACATCGCGGCAGAGGCCGTCGAGGACTGCCTGGACCGGTTCCGAACGCGCGTCTTACCCGAGGGTCGGTGGGATCCGGAACAGGGCACGAGCCTCGAGGACTACTTCTCTGCGTGCTGCCTTCCTGATGTGGCCAACCGCTGGCGTTGGCACCTCCGGCGTCTCCCGGAGGTCGTGATCCCGCTCGACGGCGCCGGTGAGGGAGCGGTCGTGTCCTTGCCGGTCGATCCTGGGCCTGGACCGGCGGAGATCACCGAGGAGAAGGCCGTCGTCGCTGAGGCGCTGGCGCCGATGGTCGGACGGGATCAGGCCGCCTTCGTCATGCTTGCGGCCGGCTGGACCCCACAGGAGATCGCTCGAGCGCTTGGTGTGGCCCGCAACACGCTGGACGCCCGGATCA
This sequence is a window from Acidimicrobiales bacterium. Protein-coding genes within it:
- a CDS encoding sigma factor-like helix-turn-helix DNA-binding protein, coding for MRADPAAAGEMTPPAGGSTAAVGGLATAQLVDEVVRTGYAGPAWGELARRLVSRALPDLESAIRTGAIYRRCARAGVSIRRRPVLQGASHAQDIAAEAVEDCLDRFRTRVLPEGRWDPEQGTSLEDYFSACCLPDVANRWRWHLRRLPEVVIPLDGAGEGAVVSLPVDPGPGPAEITEEKAVVAEALAPMVGRDQAAFVMLAAGWTPQEIARALGVARNTLDARISRARKAARARRNP